GTAAAATCGATAAACAAACATCCAAACCAATAAAATCGGCAAGTTGCAAAGGACCCATTGGGTGAGCCATTCCTAATTTCATAACCGTATCAATTTCTGCAACACCAGCAACACCATTATATAACGTCTCAATAGATTCGTTAATCATTGGCATTAAAATTCGGTTCGCCACAAAACCAGGATAATCGTTTACTTCTACAGGAATTTTACCAATTTTCTTAGAAAGTTCCACAATTGTATTGGTAATTTCATCAGTAGTATTGTAACCTCTAATAATTTCTACCAACTTCATAATTGGCACAGGATTCATAAAATGCATTCCAATTACCTTTTCAGGTCTATTGGTAACTCCAGCAATTTGCGTAATAGAAATTGATGATGTATTGGTTGCTAAAATTGTTTTTTCGTCACAAACTTCATCTAATTCTTTAAATATTTTAGCTTTTAAAACGGCGTTTTCAGTAGCAGCTTCCACAACCAAGTCCATATTAGCAACACCTTTACTAATTTTTGTAAACGTAGTAATGTTGTTTAAAGTCTTTGTTTTATCAGCTTCAGAAATCTTTTCTTTGGCCACCATTCTATCTAAATTTTTTGTGATTGTTGCGATTCCTTTTTGCAAGGCAACTTCAGATATATCAATTAAATGTACCTTATAGTTAAATTGAGCAAATGTGTGCGCAATTCCATTTCCCATTGTTCCTGCACCAATTACAGCTATATTTTTCATCAATATTATGTATTTAAATTATGTTTAATTATTTATGTTTTTTTT
The DNA window shown above is from Polaribacter sp. Hel_I_88 and carries:
- a CDS encoding 3-hydroxybutyryl-CoA dehydrogenase, which codes for MKNIAVIGAGTMGNGIAHTFAQFNYKVHLIDISEVALQKGIATITKNLDRMVAKEKISEADKTKTLNNITTFTKISKGVANMDLVVEAATENAVLKAKIFKELDEVCDEKTILATNTSSISITQIAGVTNRPEKVIGMHFMNPVPIMKLVEIIRGYNTTDEITNTIVELSKKIGKIPVEVNDYPGFVANRILMPMINESIETLYNGVAGVAEIDTVMKLGMAHPMGPLQLADFIGLDVCLSILQVMYDGFKNPKYAPCPLLVNMVNAGKLGVKSGEGFYDYSENRKAEVVAKMFSS